Genomic DNA from Rhodothermales bacterium:
GGAAGGAATCCGGAAGCGTCACCCCGGAGGGGATTTCGGCGAAAGGGGTACACGATCTGGTCACGCATGTGGACAAGGCCTCGCAATCCCTCATCGTATCGGCCATAAACCGCTATTTCCCAAGTCATCTTGTGCTTGCGGAAGAAGATGAGCAGCATGACCTGACTCCGGCGGCGCCCGAAGGCCGCTGGCGATGGATCATCGACCCCATCGACGGGACCACCAATTTCATGCACGGCGTGCCGCCGTACGCGGTCTCCATTGGCGTGCAGCGGGGTGCGCAGACGGAGGTTGGGGTCGTGTACGATGTGTCCCGCGACGAGCTCTTCACGGCGGTGCGCGGAGAGGGCCTCCGGGTGAATGGGGCGCCTGCGGAGGTGTCCGGAACGGACAAACTGGACGATGCGCTCATCACCACGGGTTTTCCGTATCGCGAGTTTGCCCACATCGACCAGTATCTGGCCGTGCTCAAGGCGTTCATGCGCGATGCGCGGGGCGTGCGCCGACCGGGGTCGGCCTCCGTGGACCTGGCCTGGGTCGCCAGCGGGCGGTTCGACGGGTTCTTCGAAACGGGGCTGTCCCCCTGGGACGTGGCGGCAGGCATGCTGCTGGTTCAGGAAGGTGGCGGCCAGGTGACGGATTATTCGGGCTCGCCGGACGCGACGTTTGCGCGACAGGTGATCGCGTCGAACGGGCGGATTCACGACACCATGCGGGAGATGGTGCAGCCGATGCGGCTGGTGCGGGGCTAGGCCGGCGCCGCGGAGCCGGACCGCCGCGCCCCCCATCGCCCGGTTTCCACCACCTTTCATCCGCCATGCCGCCGCGCGCCGTATTCTTGGCGTTCGTTCACCCACCAGCCCCTGGCCATGACCGGACACGGACTCCTCGCAGGCAAAACCGGCGTCATTTTTGGCGCGCTGAACGATTCTTCGATCGCCTGGAAGATCGCTGAAGCGGTCTACCGGGAGGGCGGCCGCTTTCTGCTGTCCAACGCTCCGGTGGCCAAACGCCTCGGCGGCCTGGATGCCCTGGCCGACGCCACCGAAAGTCGCATCGTCTGGGCAGACGCCACGAACGACGACGACCTCGAGGCACTCTTCAACGAGGCCAAGGAGGAGTTCGGCGGCGTGGACTTCATTGTGCACTCCATCGGCATGGGCCTCAACGTGCGCAAGAATCGCCAGTACGAGGACCTGAAGTACGAGTGGTACCACAAGACCCTCGACATCTCGGCCATCTCGCTGCACCGCACGGTCCGCGCCGCGGACGCCACCGGTGCACTGAAGGACGGCGGCTCCGTGGTCGCGCTCTCCTACATCGGCGCCCAGCGCATCTTCTCCAAGTACTCCGAGATGGGCGACGCCAAGGCGCTGCTCGAGAGCATCGTGCGTTCGTACGGCTCCCGCCTCGGCAAGCGCGGCATCCGCATCAACAGCATCTCGCAGAGCCCGACCAAGACCACGGCCGGGTCCGGCATCTCCGGATTCGACTCCATGTTCGAATTCGCCGAACGCCTCTCTCCACTCGGAAACGCGGACGCCGACTCCTGCGCCGACTACACGGTCATGCTGCTGAGTGACTACACCCGCATGGTCACCATGCAGACCCTGTTCCACGACGGCGGCTTCAGCACGATGGGCATCTCGGATGAGCTGATCGACACGATTGCCGAGGCGCTCGGCGGCTGACGTGGTCCGACTGTTTGCGTCCGACATAGACGGCTGCCTTTCTGAACCCTTCGTCCCGTTTGTACTGGACGACTTCGCCGAACTCAGGCGACTGACCCGGCTGCCTGGTGCGCCTGCGTTCACGCTCTGCACCGGCAGACCGCTCGGCTATGCCGAGGCCACCGCGCAGGCCCTCGATGTGC
This window encodes:
- a CDS encoding SDR family oxidoreductase — its product is MTGHGLLAGKTGVIFGALNDSSIAWKIAEAVYREGGRFLLSNAPVAKRLGGLDALADATESRIVWADATNDDDLEALFNEAKEEFGGVDFIVHSIGMGLNVRKNRQYEDLKYEWYHKTLDISAISLHRTVRAADATGALKDGGSVVALSYIGAQRIFSKYSEMGDAKALLESIVRSYGSRLGKRGIRINSISQSPTKTTAGSGISGFDSMFEFAERLSPLGNADADSCADYTVMLLSDYTRMVTMQTLFHDGGFSTMGISDELIDTIAEALGG
- a CDS encoding inositol monophosphatase, coding for MADTAHQVLDVAISAARQAGALIRKESGSVTPEGISAKGVHDLVTHVDKASQSLIVSAINRYFPSHLVLAEEDEQHDLTPAAPEGRWRWIIDPIDGTTNFMHGVPPYAVSIGVQRGAQTEVGVVYDVSRDELFTAVRGEGLRVNGAPAEVSGTDKLDDALITTGFPYREFAHIDQYLAVLKAFMRDARGVRRPGSASVDLAWVASGRFDGFFETGLSPWDVAAGMLLVQEGGGQVTDYSGSPDATFARQVIASNGRIHDTMREMVQPMRLVRG